In Pasteurella multocida subsp. multocida OH4807, a genomic segment contains:
- a CDS encoding glycerol-3-phosphate acyltransferase PlsY (COG0344 Predicted membrane protein) has translation MSLFAIFYMVIAYLLGSISSAILLCRLAGLPDPRKTGSNNPGATNVLRIGGRWVALSVLIFDMLKGMLPVWLGYYLGLTHFELGMVALGACLGHIFPIFFHFKGGKGVATAFGAIAPISWGVAGTMLGTWLLVFLVSGYSSLSAVLTAIVVPFYVWWFKPEFTFPVALVCCLLIYRHHNNIQRLWRGEEDKVWDKFKKKSD, from the coding sequence ATGAGCCTCTTCGCGATTTTTTATATGGTGATTGCCTATTTATTAGGGTCTATTTCAAGTGCGATTCTGTTATGTCGTTTAGCAGGATTGCCTGATCCAAGAAAAACGGGATCGAATAACCCAGGGGCAACCAATGTACTACGTATTGGTGGACGTTGGGTGGCATTGAGTGTATTGATTTTCGATATGTTGAAAGGGATGTTACCTGTTTGGTTAGGTTATTACTTAGGGCTTACTCATTTTGAATTAGGTATGGTGGCATTAGGCGCTTGTTTGGGACACATTTTCCCGATTTTCTTTCACTTTAAAGGGGGAAAAGGCGTAGCAACGGCGTTTGGCGCGATCGCACCAATCTCTTGGGGGGTAGCAGGCACCATGCTTGGCACGTGGTTGCTTGTGTTTCTTGTTTCAGGCTATTCCTCATTAAGTGCGGTTTTAACGGCGATTGTTGTGCCTTTTTATGTCTGGTGGTTTAAACCTGAGTTTACGTTCCCAGTAGCATTAGTGTGTTGTTTGCTGATTTATCGTCATCACAACAACATTCAGCGTTTATGGCGCGGAGAAGAAGATAAAGTATGGGACAAATTCAAGAAAAAATCAGATTGA
- a CDS encoding sulfate transport protein CysZ (COG2981 Uncharacterized protein involved in cysteine biosynthesis), with the protein MLQQSELKQAFHYFMMGWHLIKQKGLRRFVVMPILLNVVLLSGLFWLFMTQIERMIDYVMNYIPEWLSWLSAILLVLSILMILIFFYFIFTALSGFIAAPFNGLLAEKVEKMLTGENVIEGSAWDFVKDIPRMLGREWQKLLYSLPKLIALFLLGFVPFLGQSIIPVITTLFTAWMMAIQYCDYPFDNHKVPFPVMKTELANKRTLSLTFGGLVMLCTFIPLVNLVVIPVAVCGATAMWVEHYRDRLALNKQREETGKGTALHTVGTSIVK; encoded by the coding sequence ATGTTACAACAATCTGAATTAAAACAAGCCTTTCATTATTTCATGATGGGATGGCATCTGATTAAACAAAAAGGGTTGCGTCGTTTTGTCGTGATGCCTATTTTACTTAATGTCGTGTTATTAAGTGGATTATTCTGGCTTTTTATGACACAAATTGAACGCATGATTGACTATGTCATGAACTATATTCCAGAATGGTTGAGCTGGTTAAGTGCCATTTTATTGGTGCTTTCCATTTTGATGATTTTGATCTTTTTCTATTTTATTTTTACCGCACTTTCTGGTTTTATTGCCGCGCCATTCAATGGATTACTGGCGGAAAAAGTTGAAAAAATGTTGACGGGTGAAAACGTGATTGAAGGCAGTGCGTGGGATTTTGTAAAAGATATTCCACGTATGTTAGGGCGTGAATGGCAAAAATTGCTATACAGTCTACCTAAATTAATTGCACTATTTTTGCTCGGGTTTGTGCCATTTTTAGGACAAAGTATTATACCTGTAATCACCACATTATTTACGGCTTGGATGATGGCAATTCAATATTGTGATTATCCGTTTGATAATCATAAAGTCCCTTTTCCTGTGATGAAAACAGAATTGGCAAATAAACGTACGTTAAGTTTGACATTTGGCGGATTGGTTATGCTGTGTACTTTTATTCCACTCGTGAATCTCGTCGTGATTCCTGTTGCCGTATGTGGCGCGACAGCCATGTGGGTGGAACACTATCGTGATAGACTGGCACTCAATAAACAACGTGAGGAAACTGGCAAAGGAACGGCATTACACACAGTGGGAACATCGATTGTGAAATAG
- a CDS encoding cell division protein ZipA (COG3115 Cell division protein): MDLNTILIILGIIALVILVVHGLWANRREKSQYFKNANTFTRDSRLKDPSSTPVSSTLTEANSETLTTDTLASETQPTEPAPEQHTFTFEAEQQLAQERASVERAVENIKISLPNTDQPLYQASVEPPANPTPSPAFTTLAEAEVFATQHDGIDTHSDELRQQLAELAQQSPSITLASLREESRLAEEETRLAEQKSREVPAVKAEVHTEADSTESPAFLMMYVVAPENYQFQGAKLAKILDELGFLFGEHHIYHRHADLSVNSPVLFSVANIQQPGTFDYNMNDFSTVGIALFMQLPSEGNDLMNLRMMIRAAKSIAEELEGFVLTDKQEIFDEQAEQAYLAKVKH; this comes from the coding sequence ATGGATTTGAATACAATTTTAATTATTTTAGGCATTATCGCTTTAGTAATCTTAGTCGTGCATGGACTGTGGGCAAATCGCCGCGAAAAATCACAATATTTTAAAAACGCCAATACCTTTACGCGTGATTCACGTTTAAAAGACCCCTCTTCGACGCCAGTCTCCTCAACATTAACCGAAGCAAACAGTGAAACACTTACCACGGATACCCTAGCTAGTGAAACCCAACCAACTGAGCCTGCACCAGAACAACACACTTTCACCTTCGAAGCTGAGCAACAACTGGCACAAGAACGTGCAAGTGTCGAACGGGCGGTAGAAAATATTAAAATTAGTTTGCCTAATACCGATCAACCTCTCTATCAAGCAAGTGTTGAACCGCCTGCTAATCCAACTCCCTCCCCCGCCTTCACGACACTCGCTGAAGCAGAGGTCTTTGCAACACAACATGATGGGATTGATACCCATTCCGACGAATTACGTCAACAGTTAGCGGAATTAGCGCAACAATCCCCTTCTATCACACTCGCCTCGTTACGAGAAGAAAGTCGCTTGGCTGAAGAAGAAACCCGTTTAGCCGAACAAAAAAGCCGTGAGGTCCCTGCTGTGAAAGCGGAAGTCCACACAGAAGCTGACTCAACGGAATCACCTGCTTTTTTAATGATGTATGTCGTTGCACCAGAAAACTACCAGTTCCAAGGCGCCAAATTAGCCAAAATTTTAGATGAATTAGGCTTTTTATTTGGCGAACACCACATTTACCATCGTCATGCGGATTTAAGTGTAAACAGTCCTGTGCTATTCAGTGTGGCTAACATTCAACAGCCTGGTACATTTGATTACAACATGAATGATTTTTCTACTGTTGGTATCGCGTTATTTATGCAGCTGCCATCCGAAGGTAATGATTTGATGAATTTACGCATGATGATTCGTGCGGCGAAGAGTATCGCAGAAGAACTGGAGGGCTTTGTCTTAACGGATAAACAAGAAATTTTCGATGAGCAAGCCGAGCAAGCCTATTTAGCAAAAGTGAAACACTGA